In Cheilinus undulatus linkage group 16, ASM1832078v1, whole genome shotgun sequence, one DNA window encodes the following:
- the slc39a4 gene encoding zinc transporter ZIP4, with the protein MFFSALLLLAGLGSLGSVSGSPAVEEAYRAVISVVSPGLQIMTEDSLRSLFNTLEKRVQCGEVSCEKCDLADAVHQLLGNHSVHTEDETGHNITVSVSEFPAVAAGSILYLASPSHTCAAVVQGRWAEETEHFLHEITHDDHHEHEHEENETHHEEEHRHEGKENGTHHEHEHIDTHGLQLLFQELHEHYEPSDSEGCVTASDIMIEVNSSSPDQEQEIGAVLGRVLYHALLGRCFISRSLPEESFFLDYILDRLGSENFTVGDLEALMKSLNIGPEGEHGHEDNGHDHDHHDHRHWRRKKRSSHKHEHHEDHEGNSTSDHLCFSAKELVVIYGLTDNSSASPGLGRSSLARLSPALVQQILSGACTDTTETVTPDGLTKTERYIYATVANLVITLTSMFGIVVLLCTSCTSVFQMCIQFCISLAVGSLTGDALLHLLPMFLGLHVHSVGEAHHSHEEETPDYIYKMLVVIGGIYYFYLMETIFSLIAYKNKNHHHHQHHHGEESEPHHCDHGRVLEMYQQERKKKDRTASKADLVGAEDNEKSLPEQKERTREQRLLPYMITIGDGIHNFADGLAIGAAFSLSWKSGLATSLAVLCHELPHELGDFAILLYSGMSVRRALLLNIGSALTSFIGMYIALSVATDLATKQWIAAVTAGLFLYVGLADMLPTMVHISNKKPWLMFLLQNLGLLTGWGILLVLSLYEERITF; encoded by the exons atgtttttctcCGCGCTGCTGCTTCTTGCCGGTTTGGGTTCGCTCGGTTCTGTGTCTGGTTCTCCCGCCGTGGAGGAAGCTTACAGAGCCGTGATAAGCGTCGTGTCTCCGGGGCTACAAATTATGACCGAGGACTCGCTCCGCAGCCTCTTTAATACTCTGGAGAAACGTGTGCAGTGCGGTGAAGTGTCGTGTGAAAAG TGTGATTTAGCAGATGCCGTTCACCAGCTGCTCGGTAATCACTCCGTCCACACAGAGGACGAAACAGGACACAACATTACCGTCAGTGTCTCTGAGTTCCCGGCTGTTGCTGCTGGAAGCATCCTGTACCTGGCATCTCCCAGCCACACGTGTGCTGCAGTAGTTCAGGGGAGATGGGCAGAGGAGACGGAGCATTTCCTGCATGAAATCACACACGATGATCACCACGAACACGAGCATGAAGAGAACGAGACGCACCATGAGGAGGAACACAGACATGAAGGCAAAGAAAACGGGACACATCATGAGCATGAGCACATCGACACTCATGGATTACAGCTGCTGTTTCAAGAGCTGCATGAACACTACGAGCCCTCAGACAGTGAG GGCTGTGTGACTGCCAGTGACATCATGATAGAGGTCAATTCATCTTCACCCGACCAGGAACAGGAAATCGGTGCAGTTTTGGGTCGCGTCCTGTACCATGCCTTGCTGGGTCGATGCTTTATCAGCCGTTCTCTGCCTGAAGAGAGCTTCTTCCTCGACTACATCCTGGACCGTCTGGGGTCGGAGAATTTCACAGTTGGGG ATCTGGAGGCTCTCATGAAAAGTTTGAATATCGGGCCTGAAGGCGAACATGGACACGAGGACAATGGCCATGATCACGATCATCATGATCATCGCCAttggagaagaaagaagaggagcagCCATAAGCATGAACATCATGAGGATCATGAAGGAAACTCCACCTCGGATCAT TTATGTTTCTCGGCCAAAGAGCTTGTCGTGATCTATGGCCTAACAGACAACAGCTCCGCCTCCCCTGGCCTGGGTCGGTCCAGCTTGGCTCGGCTCAGCCCTGCACTCGTACAGCAGATCCTGAGTGGAGCCTGCACAGACACCACAGAAACAGTGACGCCTGATGGGCTCACCAAGACAGAGA GATACATCTATGCCACTGTTGCTAATCTGGTGATAACACTGACAAGCATGTTTGGCATTGTGGTGCTGCTGTGTACTTCTTGCACCTCTGTATTCCAGATGTGCATTCAGTTCTGCATCAGCCTGGCTGTGGGATCACTGACTGGAGATGCTTTACTGCACCTGCTACCAATG TTTCTAGGTTTACATGTGCACTCTGTAGGAGAGGCTCATCATTCACATGAGGAAGAAACTCCAGACTACATTTATAAGATGCTGGTGGTGATTGGAGGGATCTACTATTTCTATCTGATGGAAACAATCTTCTCTCTGATCgcatataaaaacaaaaatcatcaccatcatcagcaTCACCACGGG GAAGAATCAGAGCCTCACCACTGTGATCATGGGAGAGTTTTAGAGATGTATcaacaagagagaaaaaagaaagatagGACGGCATCAAAAGCAGATCTG GTTGGCGCTGAAGACAATGAAAAGTCACTCCCAGAGCAAAAAGAGCGCACCAGAG AGCAGCGTCTGCTGCCCTATATGATAACTATCGGTGACGGCATCCACAACTTTGCAGACGGCTTAGCAATAGGCGCAGCTTTCTCCCTGTCATGGAAGTCTGGTCTGGCTACATCCCTGGCTGTGCTCTGCCATGAGCTACCACACGAGCtgg GtgattttgccattttgctCTACAGTGGTATGTCCGTCCGTAGGGCATTACTCTTAAACATAGGCAGTGCTTTAACATCATTCATAGGCATGTACATCGCTCTGTCTGTGGCCACTGACCTCGCGACCAAACAGTGGATAGCTGCCGTCACTGCTGGGCTCTTTCTTTATGTCGGGCTTGCTGATATG CTCCCCACCATGGTCCACATCAGTAACAAGAAACCCTGGCTGATGTTCCTGCTGCAGAACCTCGGCCTGCTGACTGGATGGGGTATTCTGCTGGTGCTGTCACTTTATGAGGAGAGAATCACCTTTTAA